A stretch of DNA from Anopheles ziemanni chromosome 3, idAnoZiCoDA_A2_x.2, whole genome shotgun sequence:
AGTTTTTAAGGAACAtcttatttaaataataaattatctaCCAACCAGACAATAACCATCAATTGTCGAgagcaataaataatttttgttgttttcctctcgGTTTTGTACAAATTAACCTGCTTTATTGTTGACGGTAACATGTTCAtgattgttttgcaaaaactaATTTATGGTAAGTATCGTTACGCTGTATTGCGTAAGTGCACAGTTCATGACGcacagaaggaaaaacagggttatataattttttttgttgagccATGTTCATCATTTCTTTAAACTAAATCAAACGTGAACAGCCACCCAAATTAtgattgtgaaacaaaaaacatatgcACTTCCACCAGctgaaaaaattatcaaatctatgtgttatgtttgtttttgttacctCTAACAATATTCAATTTATGTTCATTTTTTAAGCGGTCAAGAACACAGGTCAATTTGCAATCCAAAGACTACCTAAGAGcgcatctgttttttttttctgctttcttAATGCATGGCCATGCGAttaattataataaacatgtgCCCCGTGTTTATCAGTTGCTGAAAAAGTGGCTGGTGACATCGAACAGTAGCATCATGGCCAAACTACCACGTGCTGTTATCAGCTGTGCCGTTTTCAATGACTTACGACGTTTGCACTCAAATTTGTACAATATAATGACGATTCACTGAGCGTACAATTTAAACATCATGTCACTCtgacgtgtttgtttttatacgGTTTGtacttttgatttaatttttagcACGAACAAAAACGGCCACGTGGCCTCAGtggcaacaacaaaacagaaaaactaaCGTAAgcgtaacaaaaaataatacagcTATTAAAACGCGGATGCATTTGAAGTGATATTAATTAAAAACCATTGGAAATAAAGATAACCCGACACCTGATTCACATTGCACTGTATCCACTCGAATCCAGAATAGGTttattgctttcatttttttaatccaTGCCAAATAACGCGCTCTATGGCTGACAACTGCTTCCCATGTGTTTTATTCGTCTAATGTTTCAACACCGAATAATTCTATCACTcgcgttgtttttatttgatacGTTGCAAACTTCTTCTTGTGCGTGCTTGCCCGTATTTTTGGGCACACCAATTGCGTGTGCacgatgtaaaacaaaaaaaaggtaaagacAACTCCAACCGTGTGCTACCCgcttaccgttttttttttcaactttgctCACCACATAAATCTGTGTTCCGTTTACACCCCATGTTGTATATGTATATAGGTGTGTATAATCATATTTATGttcaaatatatatatagagGCACATTAGATTGGTACGCGTTGCGCGTATTGTACACATAAATCATCCTAAATAgtttttcgtttaaattttgttaaataCTGTTCTGTCTgggtaaaaaaaaggcaacatcCTACGCATTAAGACACTTGTGGTAAGAGAGACTCGAACCATCAATCTTCTCAGCTTGCGTAAGTGTATCCTAAGGCCTACTAATTGCTTCCCACTGGTTGTCATGATAGGCCCCCCCCTCCTACAGTGCCTTCCTCCGGGCGAAAGCTACGTTATTCCGTCTGAAGTGGGCGAATGCTCGTGTGCACCAGCAGGGTGGCCAGCTCCAGCTCCTCGCTGTACTTGTTCCGCAGCGGGACACTGCGGTACCCGGTGCGAATGGCACCGAGCGGAAACACGGCCTGGCCGATAAAGTTTGGCTCACCGAACATATCCTCGTCCTGCACCTCGAAGCGGATCATGGCGAAGTGCGGGTTCGCTATCCGGAACTCGCATATTTCGTTCCAAATCGGATTCAAACCATTGTCCGCTggaaagagcaaaacaaagcaaacaaattgaacGAGATAaggttttagtacaatttttagtacaagcACCTGGGGAATCATCAGAGGTGCGGACTTACCGATCGCTCTGGTGCGATGTTTGATGCCACTGTCGAAGGACGCACCGAGCACCTCCACCTCGACCAGGGGGCTGGTAATGTTGCGGCTGACCTTGCACAGGTTGCGCCCGCCGATGATGCGCACGTTCACAATCACCTCGCCCACACCGACGAGCGTGTTCGGGTCGGTCGGGTCGAACTCGTCGCGGAACATAAAGTCCGGCTTCAGCAGAAACCCGCAGCCACCGTTGTCCCGAAACTTGGCCTGATTTAGCTGCATCGGTTTGTCGGGCGTTTGGAAGTTGAGCGCAATCATCTGCGAGCCGCAGTTCCACAGGGCCGTCGGATGGTAGTTGGACGAATCCAACCGCTGCCCCTTCGGGTAAACCCGGCTCAGGTGGTTCCGATGGAAGCGCACGAACAGCAAGCGTGTCTCCGGCTGCAGGAAATACTTCTCAGCCTTCGTCTCCGGGAAGCTGGACATCTCGTAGAACACCCACGACGCCGGATGGTGCTTGAACGGCACGCTCCGGCAGTAGATGATGAGATCGGACATTTCCTTGGCGACGCGCGAATTGCGCTCCATTTTGCGCCGCTCGTTCTCCATGGCGCTCGCGTTCTGGGCCGCTTCCTTGATGGCGAGCATCCACTCGTACGCGAGCTCCTTCGTCTGGACGCCCACCTCGAACACGTTCTGCATCGTCGGGTTTTGGATGCGCAGTATCCGCTCGATGTCCGGATGGTTGCTGTAGGCCACCTCCACCACGGCGCCATGCACATCCAGTGAACCTGATCGAACCAAATGAATGGATATTTTATTCTATCCCTAGATATCGACCCACCGGTCCCTTACCTTTCTGCAAACTGCCCAACATCAATGGTTCGTTGGCACCTTCATCGACCAGCGTACCGTCGTCCGTCGCGCTAAGCTCCTGCACGTAGTTGGCCGGGAAGTAGTGCTGCCGTTTGCCACCGTAATCCCCCAGCCACCAGTCGGTGCCCTTCTTCACCACATTGCTTATGATGGCGTGCTTGCAGAACGACAGTTCGTCATCCCGCTGCGCTTTGTAGTCGTACAGCGCCTTGACCGTCACGTTTTCATTGGCGACCATCGCCGGGTCCATGTATCCGTAGGCTCCACTGTCCTCGGGTACCTAAGGGGAAAGGAGCAAACCCCGAATTCAGTATGATTTCGCAATCATCAGCCCAAACCCACGAACACCTACATCCATCGTGTTGATCCGGCGAATCATTTCCCGCGGAATCGGATAGCTCAGCGTTACTTTGCGGTACAGGGGATGTTTGGAGTAAAAGTTTACCAAATCGACCAGACTCTCAAACTCCATCCCACCCATCTCGTACAAGCGACCCTCCACCCGGATGCGACAGTGGATGAATTTACCGTGGGACCTAAAACAGGGAAAATGCCATTGAATGGTTCCGAGCGGTTCACGAACGGATTCGGACTATGCCTCTTACCGAAACGAGATAACGAAGGCTTTTGGTCCTTTCTCGCTCGGGCGCACCAGGAAGGCCCCATCCTGCGGGACCTGGTTGAGCACGATTTCGGACTGCTCGCGGGTCGTCGTGTGATGGTACCATTCCTTCGTTTCGTGCTTGTTCGGTTGCGGAACGGGTTCCTTCAGTGTGATGTAAAATTCCTACAATAACAAAGTTAAATgaggaaataaatcaaattaatcGAAATTAACCCTTCATTTATCAGGAAAAAATAGgtaaaaaacattaatttagCAAACAACTTGTGAGTGTGGATCCATTTGAGACATACGAAATACAATGCAATGACGGGGGTTGTATATGTTAGGGAATGCTTGCAACGTCGCCTACTTCATATGATTAGAAATCACGATCATTCGGTACCGTTTTGGCTGCATTTGGTATCAGTACATTATACGAAGGATACGGTAGGGCAGTACAAAGTCAATAGTGGAATTTGTACCCAAAGAAATGAATGCGCCGAACTGTTAGACACATAGAATCATTAGGTTTgttcgaaaaacaatagtGCTTGGACATACTGTGACCCCCTCTAACATAGAGTTAACACATAGTTTTTTGGCTAGCTAACACCTTCAAGAGCTAACCAATCAAAAGTGAAACTAAAGAAAAAGAGATCTTACCGCACTCCGGAGCGCATTCTGTCGGTAGTACATGATCAAACTGTACAGACTGTCGAACAGCACGTTCTCCATCAGGTAGTACTTCGTGACACCCTTGTCCTGCTTGAGCTTGATGCGGCAGTGGTTCGGTTTACCCTGCCTCCAGAACGACAAACAATAGTCCCCGACAAAGGTGACGCTTTCGCGCACCAGAAACGTTCCATCGCCCAGGTGCGAGAACTGCTGCAGCAGCTTTTCAGCTTCCTCGCGACCCCCGGAAAGCTTGCCGTGGAACCAGTTTTCGCCAAAGTGTAGCTCGTCATTTGAAACCAGCGTACCGTCGCGCGATCGATTGGCGAAGCCGTTTTCCTCCCGTTCGTCATCCCTTAGATCGCTATCGCGGTCGGGTCTGATGAAGGAGAATCATGGTGTTAGAGTTGGAACGAAACCAAGAAAGTGAATCCTCGAAATACTTACCGTTGACTGTCGGTATAGAAGAGCTTATGCTGCGTGAGCACGAAAAAGTGCGCATTCCAACCCTTGTCGACCGGATCCTCCAGGTACAGGATACCATTCTTGACGGTATTCCGAATGTCCAGCTCGCTCTCGTCATTTGCGCGCATCAGAATGGCCGATTCCTTGCCCGCCTCGTCCACCACCATGATGCCGTTCTCGGGTAGCTTTTTGTGCTTCAGTATAATCTTACGCTTCAGCTGCTGGGGCGACGGTAGCTGGGTCTCGGCCTTATCGATCGGTTGGGTGAGCAGCATCTCACCGAACACCTCCTGCATCGATTGCGCCATCCGGCGCTGTTGCGTGAGCGAACAGTTCTGCTCGATCGACAGAATGAGCGGGTACTCGGACGTAATGAACGCGTGTTCTTTGATCGTGCGGATCACGTCCATGAACTTGATGCGTGTCGTGAATGTATGCCCATGGAAAATCAGCGGCATATTGTCCGGCCCATCCCAACAGTCGAGTTCGATACACCGGCAGCCCATACGGAGGGCCCTGGCGTACGCTTCGACCGAGGACTCGCTGGAAAACTGATCACCGGTCAGGTAGGTGTTGTGGGACGACGATATCCAGTAGTGTGCCAGCGGGCGCGTCATATCCTGGTACACCGTGTCACAGCGTCGGTCCCAGATTTCATTTTGACgcgaaaatagaaaatctataaactaaaacataatatttttcgtaaaatcaaACCGTTactgaaaattaatttgtttttcttcattcttacCTCATGTAAACGCAGATACGGTTCGCTAACGTCACGCGCCGGGTCTTGGATGTAATCGTTGATAAATTTGGCCACGGTTTCCTCACTGTGGCCACCGCTACCCTCTTCCTCGTTCTGCTCTTTGGTCAAAAACTTTCGAAACTCTTGCAGCGTAACCGTTTGACCATTCTGACTGTATGTCGCCATACGTATGCCATCGAAGTACTCTGGCAGCGCGCTTGGTGGCAGCACCAAGCGCTGATACAATCGGGTAAAGTCGTCGAAACCGAGCTCATTCCTACGCCGCGTGTCTACATCGTGGAACACCTCATTCAGCTTGGCGGTGGATACTTTACAATTTATCTTCGGCAGGAAGGACCGAATGTCCTTCAGACTAGCGGTGCCGTTGGCTTCCATCAGATAGAACTCCCGTCGCAGCCAGCGCTCGATCTGCAACCAGTACGGGGATGTTATCGTGTCCGAGATCAGATACTTCAGTCCTTTCAGCCACATGTCGGCCTCTTTTTCGGAGAAAGCTAAAATGATCGTGGAATGTTAAATATCTACATTCGCAAAGGGGTTTTAAAGAGGTGTACGTCCAATCTATGACCATACTCAACTTACCTACGATAGACACGGTGCGCAATTTAAAATCGTTCCCGTGCAAAATCACGAAACATTTCCGTGGTTCacttttcttcgcttcttcggGCCATTTTTCAAAATCCTTCGATTTTTTACCAGGTCGAACTTCCTTTACCTCGCGCAGCTCTAGAGATCCTTCGTAGTTGCTCCGGCCATTGGTCTGTACCGGGGACCATATGATCTGCAAACGAGCATAATGAGTTGAGCTTTTTCCCTGCCATATGTTAGCAAACTTTATCACTCGTCAGGCACACAAACCTGACGCGTTTCACGGCGCAGCATGAGGGTCTTCTTTTCCGGGCGCTTGCGGGGATAAAACTTTTGAATCAGTGTGCCGCGTTCCAGCTGGCAAATAATTTGTTCCATTTCACCCAGCGCCGCCAAGCAGCTGCTGGCCGTTCCTCCAATTGTGAAACTCATAATGTTATGATTTTGCGATTGCGTGGGTAGCAATTCATGCACTTTGCTATTTGGCTACACgataaaacactttcaacgttGACAGACTTTACGGTAGCGGAAGGAACCGACGTTCTTGGATAGCATTATTTCCGCTCGAAACTACTACGAAGGCAACAtgtgaaaaagaaagtttCTATCGCAGTGGAAAGCACTGATcgtgaaaaaaggaaaccgtttGTCGGATGTGAATtgtcaaataaatgaaaagataATCAAGGGCAAGGTGCCAGTGATATAAGCAGGTCAACTTGGCCCATATGCATTGACGCTACTTAGAGGTTCatgaattgttttcatttaagtGGTGAATGTATTTTAGTGATTTAAAGCTATTTTCGTTCAGTTTTAAATACACTCTGTTCCAATTGACATAGAAAAGTACTTGATCCACAATTTAGTAAAAACTATAGGcatattttttcaaagtggTGAATAAGAATTTTTATGAACTAACCTGCTTTGCTATAGACTCCTTTGGTCGGCGAATGTCAGTCAAAAACGTGTTTTCATCCGAGAGTGCACGCTGCGTAGCATAAACAGTGCGGGTAGCATAGAAAACATGGAAGCGACTGAttctaaattgaatttccacgAGCTTGAGTTGGACGAACGTATACTGAAGGTAATTAGGTCTGCAATGCATCAAGCATGATATGTTATAACAGTATTGTTCATAACGTTCTCCCATTAGGAGATCGCTCGTTTGGGATGGCTTGAACCGACACTGGTTCAAGAGAAGGCAATCCCGTTCCTTCTCGAAGGGAAAGATGTCTTGATACGTGCTCGCACTGGTTCTGGTAAGACAGCGGCGTTTGCTGTTCCCATCATCCAGAATCTACTCGTTCGGAAAGGTGAAGATGCCGTACGTGAAACATCCGTAATAGTGATGGCCCCCAGCCAGGATTTATGCCATCAGATTACCAAGGCGTTTCAAGAACTGACATTCTCGTGCAGTACCGTGGTACGGGTAGTAGATATCTCCTCGAAGGAAGAGCAATCGACGTATCGCCACATGCTAGCTGAACATCCCGATATCGTCGTGTCGACCCCTGCAAAGTTACGCTACGTGTTGTCCGAGGGAATTCTAAACGTGCGCGAAAGTCTCCGTGCTGTCGTCATCGATGAGGcggatttaatgttttcgtttggttttgaaGAGGACTTACGCGAAGTGCTGAAGAACTTTCCCCCGGTGCACCAATCTGTGCTTTGTTCGGCTACGCTCGACGAGGACTTGATCACGTTGAAGAAAATGGTACTTCATAATCCCGTGGTTTTGAAGCTGCAGGAACCGAACGTGGCCATAGGAAGTCAAATGACACACTACAAGGTTGAGGCCGCAGAGGAAGTGGATAAGGCGGCTATACTTTTCATTCTTCTCAAACTAAAGCTGATTCAGggcaaatgtttaattttcgtCAAATCCGTTGAACGGTGTTACAGGTAAGAAAACCACAATTTGTCAATTACCGTTTCTATAAATGTTCTGTGATGAACTTCTTTCCATCCGGAGGTAGCATTAAATGATTTTCCTTGTATTATCGTTCAATGGCTGCCATATGACGTTTGGACTAATCTTCTCTCTGATTTACTGGTCTAATTTATCATAGAGTAGAGTCTgtaagaagaaacaaaaattcattaataTATCTCCTTTCCATGTGTCTTTACAGATTGAAACTATTTTTGGAACAGTTCAACATTCGTGCGTGCATCCTGAACTCCGAATTACCCATCAAAATCCGATGTCACACCGTCAGCCAGTTCAATAAGGTACGTTTCCATTTCGCTCGCCATGTATTGTTCCATTGTTAATGGATTTGGTTATGCCTTTTAGGGTCTCTACGACACGATCATTACCTCCGATGAGACGGTAGCAGTAAATCCTGCAATCAAGAACAAAAAGCGCATCAAAAAAACCTCCGCTAAGCGTCTACTGCAGGCCTCCAATGCGGAATCTGGTGTTTCACGTGGCATTGATTTTCAGTGCGTTTCATGTGTGGTAAACTTTGATTTTCCGTCGGATGTTAACTCGTACATCCATCGAGCTGGTCGTACGGCCAGAGGAAATAATACAGGCAGTGTTCTATCGTTTGTCGCCCCCGATGAGGTGGACCAGAAAGTGGAGGTTGAAAGCTTTATTCAGGGTTTTGTCGGCGATGAAACGTTTGCATTCAAGTATGTTTGTTGGTTCTGCTAAGCAATAGAGCTCCGTTAATGGAATGCTTTTTTTCCAGGAACTTCCAGTTCAACTTTGCAGACGTTGAAGCATTCCGGTACCGAGCGCTGGATGCATGGCGCGCAATTACTAAGCTTTCGATAAGGGAAGCTCGAGTAAAGGAACTGAAGACGGAAATGTTAAATTCTGAAAAGTTGACGGTACTTACGCCTCATCTATCTTgtataaaacaacttctattaatttctttcttttcttttttagtcATTCTTCGAGGAAAATCCACGAGATTTACAAGCTTTGCGACATGACCGATCTTTGCATACGGTACACATTCAGGAGCACCTGGCAGATGTACCGGAGTACTTGGTACCACCAGCACTGAAGGCGATAATTCCCAGCAAGAAAGCACACCGCAACAAGAGGTTAACCGAGTTGAAAGTCAACGCCcagaaaaggaaagcaaaattggAGAACCCACTGTTGATGGACGGATTAGACTATCAAAAGAAACGGATGGTTTAAGAACACAGATTTATGTCTAGATCATAATGCTAACAGATGGTTTATTAAACGAATCTACTTGCTATACCAAGCAGTTTTGTGTAGTCCGCCCCTTTTGCTTGCGTTTTCTCTTTCAAAATTGTACGCAGAATTGTCGGGATGGGCACATGAATACGGGTACCCAGGGGCGTTCCGTTATCGTCGATAAGCACCAGGTTGTTACTGTCGAACTTGGGGATTTTGGGTTTCTGAAACTGTTTCAACCCGACGAGGATGCCCTTCTTCTTTTGTCCCTTGATTGCCACCAGCACCTTGTCGCCGATCTTTCCAACGCTCTGCTTGTTATAGACGTGTATGCACTTCGGTGGTTTTCCTT
This window harbors:
- the LOC131288169 gene encoding 1-phosphatidylinositol 4,5-bisphosphate phosphodiesterase gamma-1, giving the protein MSFTIGGTASSCLAALGEMEQIICQLERGTLIQKFYPRKRPEKKTLMLRRETRQIIWSPVQTNGRSNYEGSLELREVKEVRPGKKSKDFEKWPEEAKKSEPRKCFVILHGNDFKLRTVSIVAFSEKEADMWLKGLKYLISDTITSPYWLQIERWLRREFYLMEANGTASLKDIRSFLPKINCKVSTAKLNEVFHDVDTRRRNELGFDDFTRLYQRLVLPPSALPEYFDGIRMATYSQNGQTVTLQEFRKFLTKEQNEEEGSGGHSEETVAKFINDYIQDPARDVSEPYLRLHEFIDFLFSRQNEIWDRRCDTVYQDMTRPLAHYWISSSHNTYLTGDQFSSESSVEAYARALRMGCRCIELDCWDGPDNMPLIFHGHTFTTRIKFMDVIRTIKEHAFITSEYPLILSIEQNCSLTQQRRMAQSMQEVFGEMLLTQPIDKAETQLPSPQQLKRKIILKHKKLPENGIMVVDEAGKESAILMRANDESELDIRNTVKNGILYLEDPVDKGWNAHFFVLTQHKLFYTDSQRPDRDSDLRDDEREENGFANRSRDGTLVSNDELHFGENWFHGKLSGGREEAEKLLQQFSHLGDGTFLVRESVTFVGDYCLSFWRQGKPNHCRIKLKQDKGVTKYYLMENVLFDSLYSLIMYYRQNALRSAEFYITLKEPVPQPNKHETKEWYHHTTTREQSEIVLNQVPQDGAFLVRPSEKGPKAFVISFRSHGKFIHCRIRVEGRLYEMGGMEFESLVDLVNFYSKHPLYRKVTLSYPIPREMIRRINTMDDSGAYGYMDPAMVANENVTVKALYDYKAQRDDELSFCKHAIISNVVKKGTDWWLGDYGGKRQHYFPANYVQELSATDDGTLVDEGANDRSGSLDVHGAVVEVAYSNHPDIERILRIQNPTMQNVFEVGVQTKELAYEWMLAIKEAAQNASAMENERRKMERNSRVAKEMSDLIIYCRSVPFKHHPASWVFYEMSSFPETKAEKYFLQPETRLLFVRFHRNHLSRVYPKGQRLDSSNYHPTALWNCGSQMIALNFQTPDKPMQLNQAKFRDNGGCGFLLKPDFMFRDEFDPTDPNTLVGVGEVIVNVRIIGGRNLCKVSRNITSPLVEVEVLGASFDSGIKHRTRAIADNGLNPIWNEICEFRIANPHFAMIRFEVQDEDMFGEPNFIGQAVFPLGAIRTGYRSVPLRNKYSEELELATLLVHTSIRPLQTE
- the LOC131288171 gene encoding probable ATP-dependent RNA helicase DDX56, with translation MEATDSKLNFHELELDERILKEIARLGWLEPTLVQEKAIPFLLEGKDVLIRARTGSGKTAAFAVPIIQNLLVRKGEDAVRETSVIVMAPSQDLCHQITKAFQELTFSCSTVVRVVDISSKEEQSTYRHMLAEHPDIVVSTPAKLRYVLSEGILNVRESLRAVVIDEADLMFSFGFEEDLREVLKNFPPVHQSVLCSATLDEDLITLKKMVLHNPVVLKLQEPNVAIGSQMTHYKVEAAEEVDKAAILFILLKLKLIQGKCLIFVKSVERCYRLKLFLEQFNIRACILNSELPIKIRCHTVSQFNKGLYDTIITSDETVAVNPAIKNKKRIKKTSAKRLLQASNAESGVSRGIDFQCVSCVVNFDFPSDVNSYIHRAGRTARGNNTGSVLSFVAPDEVDQKVEVESFIQGFVGDETFAFKNFQFNFADVEAFRYRALDAWRAITKLSIREARVKELKTEMLNSEKLTSFFEENPRDLQALRHDRSLHTVHIQEHLADVPEYLVPPALKAIIPSKKAHRNKRLTELKVNAQKRKAKLENPLLMDGLDYQKKRMV
- the LOC131288173 gene encoding large ribosomal subunit protein uL14m yields the protein MLLNSVTRLLPLAGMTRPIHTTAACSEIRKMARLRVVDNSEIGKRAMAEGKPPKCIHVYNKQSVGKIGDKVLVAIKGQKKKGILVGLKQFQKPKIPKFDSNNLVLIDDNGTPLGTRIHVPIPTILRTILKEKTQAKGADYTKLLGIASRFV